ACTTCTCATGCTGATTGTGGGTCTGCTGCTCTTCGACGGCCTGGAATTCGCGTCGCCCCTGCGCTGGCTGCTGTTCGCATCAGTGCTCGTGCTTGGCTTGATCTCGACCCTCGCGATCGGCGCGGTTCTCGGAGCACTCGTCTCTAACCCGAAGTTCATGGGGTTTGTGATGATGCCCGTCATGGTGCTTGTGGGCATCTCTGGAATTTTCTACCCGATCGTGGCTCTGCCGGGCTGGCTGCAGGGAATCGCGCAGGCGTTCCCGCTGTACTGGTACGGCCTCGGGCTGCGGGCCTCGCTGCTGCCGGATGCGATGTCTGCCGTCGAGATTTCGGGGTCGTGGCGGCTGGAATGGGTGTTCATTGTTCTGGCAGTCTGGGCGGCGGTGTGTCTCTCGCTTGCACCGAAACTTCTGGGTCGCATGGCGCGCAGAGAGTCGGGATCGACACTTGCCGCACGGCGCCGGGACGTACAGCAACAGTGGGGGGTGTAGCCGAGCGTGGCCGATACGGTTCATAACCGCATCGCGATGCTTCGCGCCGAGCGTCGGGTCTCACGCCGAGCGCTTGCCGAGGCTCTGGGAGTTCACTACCAGACCATTGGCTACCTTGAGCGCGGCGAGTACAGCCCCAGCCTGTATCTCGCTTTGAAGATCGCCGCGTATTTTGAAGTTCCCGTCGAGGTTTTGTTCTCGCTTGAGGAGTTTGGCCGGATCGGGTGACGCAGCCCCACGGGTGACGATGCGGTGCCTGAACAGAGTGAAGAAGCCGCGACGGGCAGCTCTTTCTCGACATGGGCTCCTGTTTCACAGTAATGTTGGTGGGAAGCATGTGACTGACGTGACGAAAGGAGATCCGCGTGGCCAACGAATTTGAGGATGTGCGGTTCCTCACCGTCGCCGAAGTCGCCGACATGATGCGAGTCTCCAAAATGACCGTTTACCGCATGGTTCACGCGGGAGAACT
The Paramicrobacterium chengjingii DNA segment above includes these coding regions:
- a CDS encoding ABC transporter permease translates to MTTVMRRTPRFNPTVNTYRAGLRRGLISARIQLTTPSEIVGTVVMMGLMVVALVFLSQGTFASASVDLGAMGLPGVIAMGVLFSGVMGIVGVLSMDRTNGTLLRSKSVPGGTTGYLVGEITANLISTVVSALLMLIVGLLLFDGLEFASPLRWLLFASVLVLGLISTLAIGAVLGALVSNPKFMGFVMMPVMVLVGISGIFYPIVALPGWLQGIAQAFPLYWYGLGLRASLLPDAMSAVEISGSWRLEWVFIVLAVWAAVCLSLAPKLLGRMARRESGSTLAARRRDVQQQWGV
- a CDS encoding helix-turn-helix transcriptional regulator, translated to MADTVHNRIAMLRAERRVSRRALAEALGVHYQTIGYLERGEYSPSLYLALKIAAYFEVPVEVLFSLEEFGRIG
- a CDS encoding helix-turn-helix domain-containing protein, with the protein product MANEFEDVRFLTVAEVADMMRVSKMTVYRMVHAGELPAIRFGRSFRVPESAIASAITQNVADSA